The DNA window tggattgtttgtttgtttgtctGTGTGCGTGTATTTGGTTTGTGTAAGGTCTAATGTGTCAtactaaattttttattaaaatagcATGGGCCTTCTACAAGCACATACAATACATTTGTATATTTTGGCATTTACAAAGCCAAGTTATAGCTAATTCTAATCGATGAGAAAACGTTTTTCATATAGTAGTTTAAATCCCATAGGCTTGCATCTTGAATATGAGAAAGAGAGGAGCATAAACAACAAATCTCACTCACTCTTTCCACTGTACACCAATTGCAAGAAAGTGAAGAAACTAGCAACAGACTCATAGCTAAAACCTAACAAGTAGatcacactatacacaatacacagaCAAGGAAATCTTCAATGTAAAGGACCAAACAAAATGGTTTACCTTTGCATTACTGACTGAAAGCATCCACAAGTTCAGAAAACCTTTGGTGGATTAATCATTCTGTCGTCTGAATGGCTGAAAAATCACACATTAGCCGAAGCTATTACAATTTTCACAGTTTCTCCACGGAAGATATATTTTATATGCATCATCGACTTGTTTCCCTCAACAGTTCAGCGACGTCCGTGATCATTATTGTGGATCAGAGTATTCTCGATCCCCGAAGTTGGTTAAGGTCATCCTATTCTACCACCAAGAAATGACTGCAATGATACAAAAAATAAGTAGAGATTTAGGTTCTTCAAATTGCACGACGACAAGGTCGAGCGAAAGCCTAAAAAGAGAACGTTATTGTGCCTACGGGAAGTCCCTTAAGATGTCGGATTCTAAAGAGTCAAAGTTGTGATTAGGAGATTACCTTTGTTTTCATTAGAGGAGTTCCCAGCTTAGCTGTAGTAGTGCTCCCAAATCCAAATTTGGCCTTCTTTTCTGCAGGCCTTAAAATCTGAAACGAGCACATCAAAGACTCATCCACGCTCATTATCGCACCAGCATTGTCAAAATCTCCACAGTAATTTGGGGCCGAGAATATTGTCACAAGTTGTCTGTCAGCAAAGAACTCATATCCATCTTCGACCACCTAAAAATTGCCAGAGCCATTTAAACTAAGATTTGACAATGTGGACAAGGTAATTGACAGAATAACAGCCAGTTCAAACCTGGTGGGCACGGCAGATAAGGTCAAGATCATGCTTTTCAAGAAATTCCTTGACCGTCTCGTGACCAAAAGTATACGACACTCCCCTATCGTTAATCCCCCACCCTCTGATATCTCTGCTAGGATCAGACCACAGCAAATCGCATAGTAAACCAGTTTCAGGGACGTCAGCGGGACGCTGTAAATTTCTGATTTGATCCAAAGTATTGAGATCCGGAGAGAGTCCTCCGTGCATACACAATATCTTCCCATCAATTAGAGCTGCAACAGGTAGACAGTTGAAGCAATCTGTGAACACTTTCCATAGTTTTACATTAAACCGTCTTTTGCATTCATCGTAAAATCCATATATGCGGTTGACTGAAGCACATTCATGGTTGCCCCTCAGTAAGAAAAACTTCTCAGGGTACTTTATTTTGTAAGCAAACATGAGGCAGATTGTTTCCAGGCTTTGCTTCCCCCGATCCACATAATCACCCAGGAACAAGTAGTTTGATTCAGGGGGTGACCCACCATACTCGAAAAGTCTAAGAAGATCAGAATATTGGCCATGAATATCACCTGCCAAAGTTATGAATGAGAAAATGAAAAGCTAAGACTGGATTTTGGCAGTACTATACATAATCCACGGAAATTGGGTATGCAAGAGTGATGTGTGAGGCCGTAAATTTCAAGAGTTCCACTACAAACTCCAACTTGGAACTGAAGAATTAACAAAACCAAAAGAGCTTTTTCTTGAAGATCACTGTATGTCTTTTCAGCACAGGATCTTCAACTAAATAAGACCACATAATTTGGGAAGTAGTAAGAGGATGCACGGTGGATACTTAAAAAAGACTGGGGTAATAGGCAGCTCACACGTATACAGCTAAAAGACTGGCATAGAGACTACAAGGTGGGTGTTGCCTGTCATTAAGCATCTAATGTAGTGATTTTaaagaaaattgaagaagcatGTCTCTCCTATTAATGCAGAAAAGATACTTAATCTCATGTGCGTTCTAGACCTCACTTGTTGTCCATACTAAAAATGCAAACGTTTCCGAGTTGCCACACAAGCACATAACAAATAAGCAAATTCGAATTCTTTGGCCTTTCAAGATCATAGAACACCCCATAGATTGTTGAGACTAGTTTCATAATCATGGAGACCACTGATCATGAATACATACAGCACTTGTAGAAGTCCATCCACAAGTTTTAGGGACAAAAACAGAAAAGCTGTGCAGAAAACTGATGAAGAATGGAACGAAATTGCACAGCAAACAGTCAACGTCATAAATTTTAAAAGACGAGGAAGACAAATCTGATGACAGAGAATAACAGCA is part of the Salvia splendens isolate huo1 chromosome 6, SspV2, whole genome shotgun sequence genome and encodes:
- the LOC121807558 gene encoding serine/threonine-protein phosphatase PP1-like, which translates into the protein MNQMDSVALDDIINRLLEVKGRPGKQAQLSESEMRKLCFHSKEIFLHQPNLLELEAPIKICGDIHGQYSDLLRLFEYGGSPPESNYLFLGDYVDRGKQSLETICLMFAYKIKYPEKFFLLRGNHECASVNRIYGFYDECKRRFNVKLWKVFTDCFNCLPVAALIDGKILCMHGGLSPDLNTLDQIRNLQRPADVPETGLLCDLLWSDPSRDIRGWGINDRGVSYTFGHETVKEFLEKHDLDLICRAHQVVEDGYEFFADRQLVTIFSAPNYCGDFDNAGAIMSVDESLMCSFQILRPAEKKAKFGFGSTTTAKLGTPLMKTKSFLGGRIG